The genomic stretch CGGGCCAGCCGCGCCGTGCAGACCGCGCGGTTGAACTCCATCACCACGGGCAGGACGATGGCATTCGCCAGGCCGTGGTGCACGTTGGACACGGGTGTGAGCGCGTGGGCCAGCGCGTGGCAGGCCCCCAGGCCCTTCTGGAAGGCCATGGCGCCCTCCATCGCCGCCACCATCATGTCCGTGCGTGCGGCCAGGTCCTTGCCGTCGCGCACCGCCGTCTCCAGCGAGCGGCCCACGCGGTAGATGCCGTCAATGGCCACCGCGTCCGCTAGCGGGTGGAAGCCATTGGCCAGGTAGGCCTCCAGGCAGTGGGTGAAGGCATCCATGCCCGTGGCCGCGGTGACGCCCGGCGGCAGCCCCAGCGTCAGCTCCGGGTCGCAGATGGCGGCGCGCGGCAGCAGGTGCGGACTGAAGATGACCGTCTTGCGGCCCGTGTCCTCCAGCGTCACCACGCCCGAGCGCCCCACCTCGGAGCCCGTGCCCGCGGTGGTGGGAATCGCGATGAGCGGTGGCAGGTCGTCGCGCACGTACTGGTCGCCGCCCTTCGCGTCGTCGTAGCGACTGAGCGGCGGCTCGTGCGTGGTGAGGAGCTGAATCAGCTTTCCCGCGTCCAGGGCGCTGCCGCCCCCCAGCGCGACGATGCCGTCGCAGGAGTGGCTCCGGTACGCCTCCAGACCCGCGAAGACGTCGCGCTCGGTGGGATTGGGCTCCACGCGGTCGAAGACTTCACAGGCCAGTCCCGCCGTCTTGAGCACGTCCGCCACGCGCGCGGCCAGTCCCGCCTTCACCACACCCGCGTCCGTCACCAGCAGCGGACGCTGGATGCCAAGACGCTGGGCCTGCGCCGGCAGGCGCAGCAGCGCGCCGGCGCCGAACACGATGCGCGTGGGCCAGGCCATCTCGGTGACGCGCGGCTCGGAGGGAATGTCGAACGGCTTCATGGCGGCTGCCTCATTTGCGCTCATCAGATGAGCTCCAGGTAACGCTCCAACTCCCAGTTGGTGACGGCGCGCTCGTACTGACGCACCTCCCACTCGCGCGTGCGCACGAAGTGGTCCACGAAGCCGTCGCCCAGCAACTCCCGCGCGCGCTCGCTGCCCTTCAGCAGCGCCACCGCGTCCTTGAGGTTGCGGGGCAAGGGCGGCGCGTCGTTCTTCGCGTAGGCGTTGGCCTCACAGGGCGCGGGGGGCTCCACCTCGTTCTCGATGCCCCACAGGCCCGCGGCCAGGCTGACCGCCATGCCGATGTACGCGTTCATGTCCGCGCCCAGCTGCCGGTACTCCACGCGCATCGCCTTGGCGCTCTCACCGATGACGCGGATGGCGGTGGTGCGGTTCTCCAGGCCCCACGTCACGGTGGTGGGCGCCCAGGTGTTCTCCACGCTGCGCTTGTAGCTGTTGATGGTGGGCCAGTAGAGCGCGGTGAGCTCCGGCATCAGCGCCACCTGCCCGCCGATGTAGTGGCGCAGCTGCTTGCTCATGCCGTGTGGCGCCTTCGCGTCGTGGAAGAGGTTCTGCTCCCCGTCCAAGTCCCACAGCGACTGGTGGACGTGCCCCGAGCACCCCGGCAGCTTCGCGTTCACCTTCGCCATGAAGCACGCGGTGACGCCGTGGCGGGCGCAAATCTCCTTCACCACCGTCTTGAAGAGCGCGGCCTTGTCCGCCGACTGCTCGATGTCGTCGTAGCGGATGGCCGCCTCGAAGACGCCCGGCCCCGTCTCCGTGTGGAAGCCCTCGATGTCCAGGCCGAAGGCGTTGCACCCGTCGATGAGCGCATGCACCAGCGGCGCGTTGAGCGACGTGCGCAGCCACGAATAGCCGAACATGCCCGGCGTCAGCGGCGTCAGCCCCTGGAAGTCCTTGTCGCGCAGGCTCTGCGGCTGCTCTTTGAAGATGAAGAACTCGTACTCCGCGCCGAAGCGCGGCAGGTACCCCAGCGCGCGCGCGCGGGCGGCCACCTTCTGGAGCAGCTGCCGGGGGCTCGCCTCGAAGGGCGTGCCGTCGGGGTTCTCGAAGTCGAGCAGGAACGCCGCGGTGTCCGGCTCCCAGGGAATGACGCGGCCGGTGGCCAGGTCCACCTTCGCGTGGGCATCCGGGTAACCGGTGTGCCAGCCTGTCACCTGGGTGTTGTCGAGCAGGTCGTCGCTCAAGTCCCAGCCGAAGACGACGTCACAGAAGCCCAGGCCGCCCTTGGCGGCGCTGAGGAACTTCTCCAGGGAGATGTACTTGCCGCGCCAGACGCCATCGACGTCCACCGCGCCCACCTTCACCTTCTGGATGCCCTTTTCGTCCAGCCACCGGCGC from Myxococcus xanthus encodes the following:
- a CDS encoding iron-containing alcohol dehydrogenase, which codes for MKPFDIPSEPRVTEMAWPTRIVFGAGALLRLPAQAQRLGIQRPLLVTDAGVVKAGLAARVADVLKTAGLACEVFDRVEPNPTERDVFAGLEAYRSHSCDGIVALGGGSALDAGKLIQLLTTHEPPLSRYDDAKGGDQYVRDDLPPLIAIPTTAGTGSEVGRSGVVTLEDTGRKTVIFSPHLLPRAAICDPELTLGLPPGVTAATGMDAFTHCLEAYLANGFHPLADAVAIDGIYRVGRSLETAVRDGKDLAARTDMMVAAMEGAMAFQKGLGACHALAHALTPVSNVHHGLANAIVLPVVMEFNRAVCTARLARVAVALGDTTQAREEVLAGNAIDRVRKLNAAVGIPARLRDAGVQEKDLERIAEKAFQDASHLSNPRKVSQADLLAMAREAY
- a CDS encoding glutamine synthetase family protein, producing the protein MPTRPKAKVLTHPAMARRVRGKASRAPARGPAVRDAASVDSLRRWLDEKGIQKVKVGAVDVDGVWRGKYISLEKFLSAAKGGLGFCDVVFGWDLSDDLLDNTQVTGWHTGYPDAHAKVDLATGRVIPWEPDTAAFLLDFENPDGTPFEASPRQLLQKVAARARALGYLPRFGAEYEFFIFKEQPQSLRDKDFQGLTPLTPGMFGYSWLRTSLNAPLVHALIDGCNAFGLDIEGFHTETGPGVFEAAIRYDDIEQSADKAALFKTVVKEICARHGVTACFMAKVNAKLPGCSGHVHQSLWDLDGEQNLFHDAKAPHGMSKQLRHYIGGQVALMPELTALYWPTINSYKRSVENTWAPTTVTWGLENRTTAIRVIGESAKAMRVEYRQLGADMNAYIGMAVSLAAGLWGIENEVEPPAPCEANAYAKNDAPPLPRNLKDAVALLKGSERARELLGDGFVDHFVRTREWEVRQYERAVTNWELERYLELI